One genomic window of Musa acuminata AAA Group cultivar baxijiao unplaced genomic scaffold, Cavendish_Baxijiao_AAA HiC_scaffold_1137, whole genome shotgun sequence includes the following:
- the LOC135670975 gene encoding protein phosphatase 2C 77-like, whose amino-acid sequence MRGLSFQGSSTSSSVCGKTCPLVPRIDDDLPHHVSSSLDREMRLAPVGSEPLGRPPLRIGRRLWGEGAYGLMTTTSLQKGLRRVCPDFGPSDEQPEVTERKEGDECLLLASNGLWDVVSNEGACGIARTCLRNSTATAGDDATEGDNCSGGSNTGCSNATVLLTKLALAWHSSNNVSVVIIYLRRL is encoded by the exons ATGCGAGGGTTGTCTTTCCAAGGTTCGTCGACCTCGAGCTCCGTTTGTGGGAAGACGTGTCCGCTCGTCCCTAGGATAGATGACGACCTTCCTCACCACGTGAGCTCCTCTTTGGATCGGGAGATGAGACTGGCACCTGTCGGATCCGAGCCACTGGGTCGCCCTCCTCTGCGTATTGGGAGACGACTTTGGGGTGAAGGCGCCTACGGCTTAATGACGACCACCTCTCTGCAaaaaggccttcgtcgggtgtgtcccgactttggcccctccgacgaacaa CCGGAGGTGACGGAGAGGAAGGAAGGGGACGAGTGCCTGCTCCTGGCGAGCAACGGGCTGTGGGATGTGGTGAGCAACGAGGGGGCGTGCGGCATCGCGCGGACGTGCCTGCGGAATAGCACGGCGACGGCAGGGGATGACGCGACCGAGGGGGACAATTGCAGTGGGGGTTCGAACACGGGGTGCTCGAATGCAACGGTCCTGCTGACGAAGCTGGCGTTGGCATGGCACAGCTCGAACAACGTGAGTGTGGTAATCATTTATCTGAGAAGACTTTGA